One Cellulomonas sp. Y8 DNA segment encodes these proteins:
- a CDS encoding iron chelate uptake ABC transporter family permease subunit, giving the protein MVLVGLGTGAAASAVTTLLLVRTDPWNQNRAITWLGGSTYGAGTPQLVPMAVALAIGVLVVARTHRDLDLVQVDDVTPRVLGVDLPRSRSLHVGAAVLLTAAATAAIGPVVFVGLVAPHAARMLIGKRHRWTLPLTVVLGAALVCVADVVGRTAIAPAQLPAGLVTAVVGTPYFLWLLWRMRAASRR; this is encoded by the coding sequence ATGGTGCTCGTCGGCCTCGGCACCGGCGCGGCGGCGAGCGCCGTCACGACGCTGCTGCTGGTCCGCACCGACCCGTGGAACCAGAACCGCGCGATCACCTGGCTCGGCGGGTCGACCTACGGCGCCGGGACCCCGCAGCTGGTGCCGATGGCGGTGGCGCTGGCGATCGGCGTGCTGGTCGTCGCCCGCACGCACCGCGACCTCGACCTGGTCCAGGTCGACGACGTCACGCCGCGTGTGCTCGGCGTCGACCTGCCGCGGTCCCGGTCGCTGCACGTCGGTGCCGCGGTGCTGCTGACGGCCGCGGCCACGGCCGCGATCGGACCGGTGGTGTTCGTCGGGCTGGTCGCGCCGCACGCCGCGCGGATGCTGATCGGCAAGCGGCACCGGTGGACGCTGCCGCTGACCGTCGTGCTCGGCGCGGCGCTGGTCTGCGTGGCCGACGTGGTGGGCCGGACGGCGATCGCGCCCGCGCAGCTGCCCGCGGGCCTGGTCACCGCCGTGGTCGGGACGCCGTACTTCCTCTGGCTGCTCTGGCGGATGCGCGCGGCCTCGCGCCGCTGA
- a CDS encoding glutathione peroxidase produces MQIDDIPVRTLRGEDTTFGALTDGRVALVVNVASRCGLAPQYEQLEALHRSYGGRGFTVVGVPSNQFLQELGSSDAIAEYCSATWGATFPMLEKTPVNGRHAHPLYRALHEVPDDTGKAGRITWNFEKFLVAPDGRARRFRPRVLPDAPEVVAAIEELLPERTPEA; encoded by the coding sequence GTGCAGATCGACGACATCCCGGTCCGGACCCTCCGCGGCGAGGACACCACCTTCGGCGCCCTGACCGACGGGCGCGTGGCCCTCGTGGTCAACGTCGCATCGCGCTGCGGGCTCGCGCCCCAATACGAGCAGCTCGAGGCGCTGCACCGGTCCTACGGCGGGCGCGGGTTCACGGTCGTCGGCGTGCCGAGCAACCAGTTCCTCCAGGAGCTCGGCTCGTCGGACGCCATCGCCGAGTACTGCTCCGCCACGTGGGGCGCGACGTTCCCGATGCTGGAGAAGACCCCCGTCAACGGCCGGCACGCCCACCCGCTGTACCGCGCGCTGCACGAGGTGCCCGACGACACCGGCAAGGCCGGGCGGATCACCTGGAACTTCGAGAAGTTCCTGGTCGCGCCGGACGGTCGAGCCCGCCGGTTCCGGCCCCGCGTCCTGCCGGACGCGCCGGAGGTCGTCGCGGCGATCGAGGAGCTCCTCCCGGAGCGCACCCCGGAGGCGTGA
- a CDS encoding NAD(P)/FAD-dependent oxidoreductase yields MSGPRRHDVLVIGGGNAGLSLAGRLRRDGCRDVAVVEPRSVHHYRPLLSYVASGTATLADLRRPQDEVVPSGVRRYAGTVASVDPARSVVVLADGTELGYGDLAVCPGSEVDWDAVPGSREAVATAHAATSYLPEQAEKTWTMLSSLRAGRAVFAISGRHVPCAPVGLKPLFAAADVWRRTGVLDDIEVELLVEGPHLVRHAAADRRLRDAAAAYGVRVRLGTTVRSVDAEGRTLALEGPDGASTLGYDALYLAPPHRAYAWIAESGLATDDSEGFVAVDPETLQHVAHPRVWGLGDAATVGTLPSGGALRKQVPVVARNIQARRTGRAMQRYDGYSVAPVTTSRRRLLLAEFDRTGRPEPSLPVVDLARPRPSLLVFDRYLEPLIYWHKLIQGRVS; encoded by the coding sequence ATGAGCGGTCCCCGGCGGCACGACGTGCTCGTCATCGGCGGCGGCAACGCCGGCCTGTCCCTGGCGGGGCGGCTCCGGCGGGACGGCTGCCGCGACGTCGCGGTGGTCGAGCCGCGGTCGGTGCACCACTACCGGCCCCTGCTGTCGTACGTCGCCTCCGGCACCGCGACCCTCGCCGACCTGCGCCGGCCCCAGGACGAGGTGGTCCCGTCGGGAGTCCGGCGGTACGCGGGCACCGTGGCGTCCGTCGACCCGGCGCGGTCCGTCGTCGTCCTCGCCGACGGCACGGAGCTCGGCTACGGCGACCTCGCGGTCTGCCCTGGCTCGGAGGTCGACTGGGACGCGGTCCCCGGCTCGCGGGAGGCGGTGGCGACGGCGCACGCCGCCACCAGCTACCTGCCCGAGCAGGCGGAGAAGACCTGGACGATGCTGTCGTCGCTCCGCGCGGGCCGCGCCGTGTTCGCGATCTCCGGCCGGCACGTGCCGTGCGCCCCCGTCGGGCTGAAGCCGCTGTTCGCCGCGGCGGACGTGTGGCGGCGCACCGGGGTCCTCGACGACATCGAGGTCGAGCTGCTGGTCGAGGGGCCGCACCTGGTCCGGCACGCGGCGGCCGACCGCCGGCTGCGGGACGCGGCGGCGGCGTACGGCGTCCGGGTCCGGCTCGGGACCACGGTGCGCTCGGTCGACGCCGAGGGGCGGACGCTGGCGCTCGAGGGGCCGGACGGTGCGTCGACGCTCGGCTACGACGCGCTGTACCTGGCGCCGCCCCACCGCGCGTACGCCTGGATCGCCGAGAGCGGCCTGGCGACCGACGACAGCGAGGGCTTCGTCGCCGTCGACCCGGAGACCTTGCAGCACGTGGCGCACCCGCGCGTGTGGGGCCTCGGCGACGCCGCGACTGTCGGGACCCTGCCGTCCGGCGGGGCGCTGCGCAAGCAGGTGCCGGTGGTGGCGCGCAACATCCAGGCCCGGCGCACCGGCCGCGCGATGCAGCGGTACGACGGCTACTCGGTCGCGCCCGTCACCACCTCCCGGCGCCGGCTGCTGCTCGCCGAGTTCGACCGGACCGGCCGGCCCGAGCCGTCGCTGCCGGTCGTGGACCTCGCGCGGCCGCGCCCGAGCCTGCTGGTGTTCGACCGGTACCTGGAGCCGCTGATCTACTGGCACAAGCTCATCCAGGGCCGCGTCTCCTGA
- a CDS encoding GPP34 family phosphoprotein: MTTLIAEDLLLLLLDDVKGTPTSSYLDVALGGALLLELALAEAVHVRERTSVWSSAKVDVAPGAVVSDPVLADALGRVAERERAASDLVTRLGKGTRDALTARLAERGVLRREDDRVLGLFPRTRWPEADGRHEDEIRARLTAVLVQGLDPDPRTGALVALLHAVGAAPSAVDRGGVPARDVRRRAKEVAEGTWAAKAVRDAITASTAAMSAVMAATTAAAAAGS, from the coding sequence GTGACGACGCTGATCGCCGAGGACCTGCTGCTCCTGCTCCTGGACGACGTGAAGGGCACCCCCACGTCCAGCTACCTCGACGTCGCGCTCGGCGGCGCGCTGCTGCTGGAGCTCGCCCTCGCCGAGGCCGTCCACGTCCGGGAGCGCACCAGCGTGTGGTCGTCCGCCAAGGTCGACGTCGCGCCTGGCGCGGTCGTGTCCGACCCGGTGCTGGCCGACGCCCTCGGCCGGGTCGCCGAGCGCGAGCGGGCCGCCTCCGACCTGGTGACCCGGCTCGGCAAGGGAACGCGGGACGCGCTCACCGCCCGGCTCGCGGAGCGCGGGGTCCTGCGCCGGGAGGACGACCGGGTGCTCGGCCTGTTCCCCCGCACGCGCTGGCCCGAGGCCGACGGCCGCCACGAGGACGAGATCCGGGCGCGTCTGACCGCGGTGCTCGTGCAGGGGCTCGATCCCGACCCGCGCACCGGCGCCCTGGTGGCGCTCCTTCACGCGGTGGGCGCGGCGCCGTCGGCCGTGGACCGCGGGGGAGTGCCGGCCCGCGACGTGCGCCGCCGGGCCAAGGAGGTGGCGGAGGGCACCTGGGCGGCCAAGGCGGTGCGGGACGCGATCACGGCGTCCACGGCGGCGATGTCCGCGGTGATGGCGGCCACGACCGCCGCGGCGGCGGCCGGCAGCTGA
- a CDS encoding PLD nuclease N-terminal domain-containing protein translates to MIRVLPVLIQLGLLVYCLIDCIQTDSVLVRNLPKTAWVLLIVFLPLVGGIAWLVAGRPERGATARSVPWPSTATAGFPEYERPRATGPDDDPEFLAGMRDPDDRHERMLRDWEADLRAREQGLRDGGPAADGGTPGSHPGA, encoded by the coding sequence GTGATCCGCGTGCTGCCAGTCCTGATCCAGCTCGGGCTGCTCGTCTACTGCCTGATCGACTGCATCCAGACGGACTCGGTCCTGGTGCGCAACCTGCCCAAGACCGCCTGGGTGCTGCTCATCGTGTTCCTGCCGCTCGTCGGCGGGATCGCGTGGCTGGTCGCGGGGCGTCCGGAGCGGGGCGCGACCGCGCGGTCGGTGCCCTGGCCGAGCACCGCGACCGCCGGGTTCCCCGAGTACGAGCGCCCGCGCGCGACCGGCCCGGACGACGACCCGGAGTTCCTGGCGGGGATGCGGGACCCGGACGACCGGCACGAGCGGATGCTCCGCGACTGGGAGGCCGACCTGCGCGCCCGGGAGCAGGGCCTGCGCGACGGCGGCCCCGCGGCGGACGGCGGCACCCCCGGGTCCCACCCGGGCGCCTGA
- a CDS encoding iron-siderophore ABC transporter substrate-binding protein, with amino-acid sequence MTTRRTLTALVAVGAVAALAACGTTDEPAAETTGTTAAGGPVSITDDRGETVELDAPATRVVSLEWMQTEMLTSLGVTPVGAADVAGYTSWVGTVVPLEGEPEDVGTRGEPSVEAIAGLEPDLIIGVTSSIPEGALEQFERIAPVALFDGADAADPLGYVEDTFRSVATLVGAEDEAEQVVTDTEAHIAENAQKIADAGLEGTPVVFASPYAEGANVTVRMHGPRSAFQAVATEMGLGSATEDPGDDAYGLSYVDVEGLTALPAETRFLYWGNDDEDDVVETVLASNPVWQSLPFVQQGHVHRAGVGIWAYGGPESLAGWSDDLVAQLTAE; translated from the coding sequence ATGACCACCCGACGCACGCTCACGGCGCTCGTCGCCGTCGGCGCGGTGGCCGCGCTGGCGGCCTGCGGCACCACCGACGAGCCGGCGGCCGAGACCACGGGCACCACCGCCGCGGGCGGCCCGGTCTCCATCACGGACGACCGCGGCGAGACCGTCGAGCTCGACGCCCCGGCGACCCGGGTGGTGTCGCTGGAGTGGATGCAGACCGAGATGCTGACCTCGCTCGGCGTCACCCCGGTCGGCGCCGCGGACGTCGCGGGCTACACCTCCTGGGTGGGCACGGTCGTGCCGCTCGAGGGCGAGCCGGAGGACGTCGGCACCCGCGGCGAGCCCTCGGTCGAGGCGATCGCCGGCCTGGAGCCGGACCTCATCATCGGCGTCACGTCCTCGATCCCGGAGGGCGCGCTGGAGCAGTTCGAGCGGATCGCGCCGGTCGCGCTGTTCGACGGCGCCGACGCGGCCGACCCGCTCGGCTACGTCGAGGACACGTTCCGCAGCGTCGCGACCCTGGTCGGCGCCGAGGACGAGGCGGAGCAGGTCGTCACCGACACCGAGGCGCACATCGCCGAGAACGCGCAGAAGATCGCGGACGCCGGCCTGGAGGGCACGCCCGTCGTGTTCGCCTCGCCGTACGCCGAGGGCGCGAACGTCACGGTCCGCATGCACGGCCCGCGCTCCGCGTTCCAGGCCGTCGCCACCGAGATGGGCCTCGGCTCCGCGACGGAGGACCCGGGCGACGACGCGTACGGCCTGTCCTACGTCGACGTCGAGGGCCTGACCGCGCTGCCGGCCGAGACCCGGTTCCTGTACTGGGGCAACGACGACGAGGACGACGTCGTCGAGACCGTCCTCGCGAGCAACCCGGTGTGGCAGTCGCTGCCGTTCGTGCAGCAGGGCCACGTCCACCGCGCCGGCGTCGGCATCTGGGCGTACGGCGGCCCGGAGTCGCTGGCCGGCTGGTCGGACGACCTGGTCGCCCAGCTGACCGCCGAGTGA
- a CDS encoding DinB family protein — MTTTDPLDLRGARLVAADLRGARLIRADLSGVVMRGVEIDGADVDAPWLLDGGSLLVNGVDVAPYVDAELDRRFPGRSLRRAADPEGLRAAWAAVERTWAATLDRVAALPAGTVDVSVDGEWSFAQTVRHLVMATDTWLRGAVLGVEAPYHRLGQPNAEYAADGHDPSVFADGTPAWDEVLAVRAERVAMVRDYLAGVTVADLAGARPNPWAPEYPETVLSCLHTVLEEEWEHHRYAVRDLAAVAAAAPGA; from the coding sequence ATGACCACCACCGACCCGCTCGACCTGCGCGGCGCGCGCCTGGTCGCGGCCGACCTGCGCGGCGCGCGGCTGATCCGCGCCGACCTGTCCGGCGTCGTGATGCGCGGCGTCGAGATCGACGGCGCCGACGTCGACGCGCCCTGGCTGCTCGACGGCGGCTCGCTGCTCGTGAACGGGGTGGACGTCGCGCCGTACGTGGACGCCGAGCTGGACCGGCGGTTCCCCGGACGGTCCCTGCGCCGGGCCGCGGACCCCGAGGGGTTGCGGGCCGCCTGGGCCGCGGTGGAGCGGACGTGGGCGGCCACCCTCGACCGCGTCGCCGCGCTGCCCGCCGGCACGGTGGACGTGTCCGTCGACGGCGAGTGGTCGTTCGCGCAGACGGTCCGGCACCTCGTGATGGCGACGGACACCTGGCTCCGGGGCGCCGTGCTCGGCGTCGAGGCGCCGTACCACCGGCTCGGGCAGCCGAACGCGGAGTACGCGGCGGACGGGCACGACCCGTCGGTGTTCGCGGACGGCACCCCCGCGTGGGACGAGGTGCTGGCGGTGCGCGCGGAGCGCGTGGCGATGGTGCGCGACTACCTGGCGGGCGTCACCGTGGCGGACCTCGCCGGGGCCCGGCCGAACCCGTGGGCGCCCGAGTACCCGGAGACGGTGCTGTCCTGCCTGCACACCGTCCTCGAGGAGGAGTGGGAGCACCACCGCTACGCGGTCCGCGACCTCGCGGCGGTCGCCGCCGCCGCCCCGGGCGCCTGA
- a CDS encoding family 43 glycosylhydrolase, which yields MAQRTPRHRHAPGRAGVRAAAPAAALALVLAGASAPAAAPPARASAEVPVGDARFTGGGPTSPTGAPGTFTNPVSAGFADTFADPAVVRGQDGWWYAYGTTDPLRAGEGTRHLLPVSRSADLVAWEYVGDAFTEDTLPSWADADPAHPAALWAPDVRYVDGEYRLYYVVTETTVTEGTGDSAIGVATAPTPTGPWTDAGAPVVDPRPGGSGAPDDFLWTYDPSHVVGPDGTEHLVYGSYYGGVWVTALDATGTRAVGEPVQLAVDNKFEGAYVVRRGGYWFLFASTANCCAGPTTGYSVQVGRSTSLTGPYVDREGVPLLQSRAGGTPVLAPNGNAWVGTGHNAVVTDLAGRDWIVYHAIDRTQPYLDGTDGINRRPMLLDRLDWVDGWPVVRAGRGASDDAQPAPAAGGRAVAGFEDGLGAGWRGDAWRAVGGDPQGGGHAVAVGAGALLTRSRLPGPVRVEADVRLNPGASGGVVAGFGLGRGGSTGGSAAAPGPAGVRGAARVGTGVSAVLDPAAGELVVRSGAARAAVPLPDGVDWSTWHAVVLEVEGRLARAEVSQARLGDPLAVVTLDLPQRLRPGGAGAVARTSGVHVDDLSAVPLAQPVSDVEPLPSTGELVDEVTFDETSGEGLGAGWTVVRDPEVTVADGALVWPVEQADLTGTGNDAGVLLRDVPEGSWTAETAVSVDLGTDDVRNYQQAGLVAYAGDDEFARLSHVAIWNTRQTEFGRETPFAGRLSYGGTIVGPPGDTTWLRLVHRTDDAGEHEVRALTSADGATWVAGGVWTFPAGTDLRIGLVAHGWDGAAPRATARFDHLRVWAD from the coding sequence ATGGCGCAGCGCACCCCACGGCACCGGCACGCCCCGGGGAGGGCCGGCGTGCGCGCCGCGGCCCCCGCGGCGGCCCTCGCGCTCGTGCTGGCCGGCGCGTCCGCGCCCGCCGCGGCACCCCCGGCCCGCGCGTCCGCCGAGGTCCCGGTCGGCGACGCCCGTTTCACCGGGGGCGGTCCGACGTCCCCGACCGGCGCCCCCGGCACCTTCACGAACCCGGTCAGCGCCGGCTTCGCCGACACGTTCGCCGACCCCGCGGTCGTCCGCGGTCAGGACGGCTGGTGGTACGCGTACGGCACGACCGACCCGCTGCGTGCCGGCGAGGGGACCCGGCACCTGCTGCCGGTGTCCCGGTCCGCCGACCTCGTCGCGTGGGAGTACGTCGGGGACGCGTTCACCGAGGACACCCTGCCGTCCTGGGCCGACGCGGACCCCGCGCACCCGGCCGCGCTGTGGGCCCCCGACGTGCGGTACGTCGACGGCGAGTACCGGCTCTACTACGTCGTCACCGAGACCACCGTGACCGAGGGCACCGGAGACTCGGCGATCGGGGTCGCCACCGCGCCCACGCCCACCGGTCCGTGGACCGACGCGGGTGCCCCGGTCGTGGACCCGCGACCCGGCGGCAGCGGCGCGCCCGACGACTTCCTGTGGACGTACGACCCGTCGCACGTCGTCGGCCCCGACGGCACCGAGCACCTGGTCTACGGCTCCTACTACGGGGGCGTCTGGGTGACCGCGCTGGACGCGACCGGGACCCGTGCGGTCGGCGAGCCGGTGCAGCTGGCCGTCGACAACAAGTTCGAGGGGGCCTACGTCGTCCGGCGCGGCGGGTACTGGTTCCTGTTCGCGTCGACCGCGAACTGCTGCGCCGGCCCGACGACCGGGTACAGCGTGCAGGTCGGGCGGTCGACGTCGCTCACCGGGCCGTACGTCGACCGCGAGGGCGTGCCCCTGCTGCAGTCCCGCGCGGGCGGCACGCCGGTGCTCGCGCCGAACGGGAACGCCTGGGTGGGGACGGGCCACAACGCGGTCGTCACCGACCTGGCCGGACGGGACTGGATCGTCTACCACGCCATCGACCGCACGCAGCCGTACCTCGACGGCACGGACGGGATCAACCGCCGCCCCATGCTGCTGGACCGGCTCGACTGGGTGGACGGCTGGCCGGTGGTCCGCGCGGGCCGGGGCGCGTCGGACGACGCCCAGCCCGCCCCCGCCGCGGGCGGGCGCGCGGTCGCGGGGTTCGAGGACGGGCTCGGTGCGGGCTGGCGGGGCGACGCCTGGCGGGCCGTCGGGGGCGATCCGCAGGGCGGTGGGCACGCCGTGGCGGTCGGCGCCGGGGCCCTCCTCACCCGGTCCCGGCTGCCCGGTCCCGTGCGGGTCGAGGCCGACGTCCGGCTGAACCCCGGCGCGTCCGGGGGCGTCGTCGCGGGCTTCGGCCTCGGGCGCGGGGGCTCCACGGGCGGGTCCGCGGCGGCTCCCGGCCCCGCGGGGGTGCGGGGTGCCGCCCGCGTCGGGACCGGGGTGAGCGCCGTGCTCGACCCGGCTGCCGGGGAGCTCGTCGTCCGGTCCGGGGCCGCCCGGGCCGCGGTCCCGCTGCCCGACGGCGTCGACTGGTCCACCTGGCACGCCGTGGTGCTCGAGGTCGAGGGCCGGCTCGCCCGGGCGGAGGTGAGCCAGGCCCGGCTCGGCGACCCGCTCGCCGTCGTGACCCTGGATCTGCCGCAGCGCCTCCGCCCCGGCGGCGCGGGTGCGGTGGCGCGGACCTCGGGCGTGCACGTCGACGACCTCAGCGCCGTCCCGCTCGCCCAGCCGGTCAGCGACGTGGAGCCGCTGCCGTCGACCGGGGAGCTCGTGGACGAGGTGACGTTCGACGAGACGTCGGGCGAGGGCCTCGGGGCCGGCTGGACCGTGGTGCGGGACCCGGAGGTCACGGTCGCGGACGGCGCGCTGGTGTGGCCCGTCGAGCAGGCGGACCTGACCGGCACGGGGAACGACGCGGGCGTCCTGCTGCGGGACGTCCCCGAGGGCAGCTGGACCGCCGAGACCGCGGTGTCCGTCGACCTCGGCACCGACGACGTGCGCAACTACCAGCAGGCGGGGCTCGTGGCGTACGCGGGCGACGACGAGTTCGCCCGGCTGTCGCACGTCGCGATCTGGAACACCCGGCAGACCGAGTTCGGGCGGGAGACGCCCTTCGCGGGGCGGCTGTCGTACGGCGGGACCATCGTCGGGCCGCCGGGCGACACCACCTGGCTGCGGCTGGTGCACCGGACCGACGACGCGGGCGAGCACGAGGTGCGCGCGCTCACCAGCGCGGACGGGGCGACCTGGGTGGCCGGCGGCGTGTGGACCTTCCCGGCGGGCACCGACCTGCGGATCGGGCTGGTGGCGCACGGGTGGGACGGGGCGGCGCCGCGGGCGACGGCCCGGTTCGACCACCTCCGGGTCTGGGCGGACTGA
- a CDS encoding alpha/beta fold hydrolase, with protein MTAAPPPEPALPVAPSPAAGDRTATADDGTRLRWREQGAGSPVLLLQGQATAMAGWDRVATDLAAEFRVLRTEQRGVAGTDPGPGGRVPDGLTTRDLAGDVRAVLDAAGVATAQVVGHSMGGKIAQWLAVDAPDRVASLVLLATSAGASDGVPRDAEAHRLLLAGDGAARTRLFFDDAWAAAHPDEVRTFFALDADRPTLRALHRASAEHAALGSLGAVVAPTLVVHGTEDRLARLASAERLAAAVPGARLVAVPGARHGLHLDSAEAAAAVRAFLRAHAPG; from the coding sequence GTGACCGCAGCACCGCCGCCGGAGCCCGCCCTCCCCGTCGCGCCGTCCCCTGCGGCCGGCGACCGCACCGCGACGGCGGACGACGGCACGCGGCTGCGCTGGCGCGAGCAGGGCGCGGGCAGCCCCGTGCTGCTGCTCCAGGGCCAGGCGACCGCCATGGCGGGCTGGGACCGGGTCGCCACCGACCTCGCCGCGGAGTTCCGGGTGCTGCGCACCGAGCAGCGCGGGGTCGCCGGCACGGACCCGGGCCCGGGCGGCCGGGTCCCGGACGGGCTGACGACCCGGGACCTCGCCGGGGACGTCCGCGCGGTGCTCGACGCCGCCGGCGTGGCCACGGCCCAGGTCGTCGGGCACTCGATGGGCGGCAAGATCGCGCAGTGGCTCGCGGTGGACGCGCCGGACCGGGTCGCGTCGCTCGTGCTGCTCGCGACCAGCGCCGGCGCGTCGGACGGGGTGCCGCGGGACGCCGAGGCGCACCGGCTGCTGCTCGCCGGCGACGGCGCCGCCCGCACCCGGCTGTTCTTCGACGACGCCTGGGCCGCGGCGCACCCCGACGAGGTGCGGACGTTCTTCGCGCTGGACGCCGACCGGCCGACGCTGCGCGCCCTGCACCGGGCGAGCGCCGAGCACGCCGCGCTCGGCTCCCTCGGGGCGGTGGTCGCGCCGACGCTCGTCGTGCACGGCACCGAGGACCGGCTCGCGCGCCTCGCGTCCGCGGAGCGGCTGGCGGCCGCGGTGCCGGGTGCCCGGCTCGTCGCGGTCCCCGGGGCGCGGCACGGGCTGCACCTGGACAGCGCCGAGGCCGCGGCGGCGGTGCGGGCGTTCCTGCGGGCGCACGCGCCGGGGTGA
- a CDS encoding ABC transporter ATP-binding protein, protein MSRFVPVNTAAMAAADVSIGYGGDPVVTGASVELAAGRVTALVGPNGSGKSTLLRGMARLQRLSAGRVTVADGDAHALSARDFARRVTLLAQSRPTPAGITVRDAVEFGRHPHRQGWRGTDPGGRAAVDRALELAGIADLAGDDVDALSGGQVQRVWFASALAQGTGVLLLDEPTNHLDLRYQVEVLELVRELADAHGVAVGVVLHDLEQAAAVADRVLVLHGGRVVADGAPEDAMTSALLSEVYDIDIEVRTDAGTGHVSVHAPRLLLRRVAGRAPGRRADEPADAPAGAPHPAPVGA, encoded by the coding sequence ATGTCCCGGTTCGTGCCCGTGAACACCGCCGCGATGGCCGCCGCCGACGTCAGCATCGGCTACGGCGGCGACCCCGTCGTCACCGGCGCGAGCGTCGAGCTCGCCGCCGGCCGCGTCACGGCGCTGGTCGGGCCGAACGGCTCCGGCAAGTCGACGCTGCTGCGCGGCATGGCCCGCCTGCAGCGGCTGTCCGCCGGCCGGGTCACGGTCGCCGACGGGGACGCGCACGCGCTGTCCGCCCGCGACTTCGCGCGCCGGGTGACGCTGCTCGCGCAGTCCCGCCCGACGCCCGCCGGCATCACGGTCCGGGACGCGGTCGAGTTCGGTCGGCACCCGCACCGGCAGGGCTGGCGGGGGACCGACCCCGGGGGCCGGGCCGCGGTGGACCGCGCGCTGGAGCTCGCCGGGATCGCGGACCTCGCGGGCGACGACGTCGACGCGCTGTCCGGCGGCCAGGTCCAGCGGGTGTGGTTCGCGTCCGCGCTCGCCCAGGGCACGGGCGTGCTGCTGCTCGACGAGCCGACCAACCACCTGGACCTGCGGTACCAGGTCGAGGTGCTGGAGCTCGTCCGGGAGCTCGCCGACGCGCACGGCGTCGCGGTCGGCGTGGTGCTGCACGACCTGGAGCAGGCCGCCGCGGTCGCCGACCGGGTGCTGGTCCTGCACGGCGGCCGCGTGGTCGCCGACGGCGCACCCGAGGACGCGATGACCTCCGCGCTGCTCAGCGAGGTGTACGACATCGACATCGAGGTGCGCACCGACGCGGGCACCGGGCACGTCAGCGTGCACGCGCCGCGCCTGCTGCTCCGCCGCGTGGCCGGCCGCGCCCCCGGTCGACGCGCCGACGAACCCGCGGACGCGCCGGCCGGCGCCCCGCACCCCGCCCCGGTCGGCGCCTGA
- a CDS encoding class I SAM-dependent methyltransferase, with translation MRDDPDLGPAADLAPMIDDDDPWTALAEDWAAAWGGFAGPARRALLDAAVVGAGTRLLDVGCGTGELLADAASRGAAVAGADVAPGMVARAREQAPAADVRAADAEDLPWPDAAFDLVTAVNVLHLADDPAAAVAEASRVLAPGGVLAVCGWAERDRCELDAVEAALAADDGEEPGPEGPLRRERPVRALLTGAGLAVERVALVDVPWSAPDADALVRGLLLGEDAAGLAARGPVVVAAAAPFRLADGSYRFRNAFRLALARRPR, from the coding sequence GTGCGCGACGACCCCGACCTCGGCCCGGCGGCCGACCTCGCCCCGATGATCGACGACGACGACCCCTGGACCGCGCTGGCCGAGGACTGGGCCGCGGCCTGGGGCGGCTTCGCGGGCCCGGCCCGCCGGGCGTTGCTCGACGCGGCCGTCGTGGGCGCGGGCACCCGGCTGCTCGACGTCGGCTGCGGGACCGGCGAGCTGCTGGCGGACGCCGCCTCCCGGGGCGCGGCCGTGGCGGGGGCGGACGTCGCGCCGGGGATGGTCGCCCGCGCCCGCGAGCAGGCGCCCGCGGCGGACGTGCGGGCGGCGGACGCCGAGGACCTGCCGTGGCCGGACGCGGCGTTCGACCTCGTCACCGCGGTGAACGTGCTGCACCTGGCCGACGACCCGGCCGCCGCGGTCGCGGAGGCGTCCCGGGTGCTGGCGCCCGGCGGCGTGCTGGCGGTCTGCGGCTGGGCGGAGCGGGACCGGTGCGAGCTCGACGCGGTCGAGGCGGCTCTCGCGGCGGACGACGGCGAGGAGCCCGGCCCCGAGGGGCCGCTGCGCCGCGAGCGTCCGGTGCGGGCGCTGCTCACCGGCGCGGGCCTGGCCGTCGAGCGCGTCGCGCTGGTCGACGTGCCCTGGTCGGCGCCGGACGCGGACGCGCTCGTGCGGGGGCTGCTGCTCGGGGAGGACGCGGCGGGGCTCGCGGCGCGCGGGCCGGTGGTGGTCGCGGCGGCGGCCCCGTTCCGGCTCGCGGACGGGTCGTACCGGTTCCGGAACGCGTTCCGGCTCGCACTCGCCCGCCGGCCCCGCTGA